A region from the Cryptosporangium arvum DSM 44712 genome encodes:
- a CDS encoding SCO7613 C-terminal domain-containing membrane protein — translation MPPWVGPVGEPVRPEASAWSVQTVLLALGGALLAVAAVVFTVVAWGAFGIGGRAAILAGITAITFAVPALLHRRGLTSTAETIGLLGLVLLALDGYALHHAGLVPSGGARYAGIVLGTVAAIALVYPALVPLRTLRPAGLVLAHPAALLLFSPSLDVLAAYAALGLALVGADVAIRWFSRNQALRTVALVCGAFTALGTALSAFVAAAAPTGATAAPAQRLVGTLVLIGLAAAILLAAETATPARTTSTSARTTSTSVRATFSRAALPSPPANPANPAEPTNPTNPTQPATAPHASGADSHPTGPAHPSTARPAAPTPADAPSAERGADGASAVARGLAAGVAVPMVLAGPVVQWLLFGPRGWGLTGVAVAITAAAAVTLALRTPWRTGTGIASAVVAAVAGISPVTAVGFTLLAPLVSPELVWRATSVTQPVWAVPDARPSPDLVTALLALTVATGLLLLSLDRRPSPSTAPDSTTTPHEKIQTAPRGVQPTSPHGEGIARQAASSAAPLGVGAVLVLAPAAFGASIWATLLVVGLAAVAATVAGMVRRAPVLSWLGGVLAAHATVVSLASREATLVTLGLVAALYGIVAVRSTGTRQVVATGLALGTLSGWAAAVATAVARDASGWVGGPGPAGVAVGLSALVALTIARLTRDARPHSATLAAILAGVTAYTGAALAAAVPGPGGDLQLVDRSVLAILALTAAALAAVAVHAALPRPAAGITGNSRPTGEFATEGRRPSAGRWGAVAAATPGIVVAASALVPTVLAVVVGPLSWVTAVWRGAPADAAALGPALTYPGTVLDPVVLLAAAVVFLGVRWRADRRTALWSAVPALAPGLATLAPALHAPWPIAVTVLLALAATGTVTACLPLRSPTAGIPATPLRRSPNTTIAAALAATATLNALAWALADRTATLVVLTLVLAAATAVTALTRDNTPRGIGAAALTASAIALAFATGAAADLPVAYLLVALTTVLVLPGLLAAPHVVTDVLDAGAAVAGLLAFALSASAAGLLELGTTGDPTFALTTTLLGVPLGLVGLRSDRRRCGWLVPVVELVALWAWLGRAGVTVPEAYTLPAAALTAAFGLFTLRRRPAVSSWPALGPALTVATVPTLVVALAAGTLGVRALLLGIAALAVTLAGAATRRQAPFLVGAVVLSLVTARALVPVLPALADTVPTWVPLSLAGALLLAVGATYERRRRDATRLAGFIRAMH, via the coding sequence GTGCCGCCGTGGGTGGGGCCGGTCGGCGAGCCGGTGCGCCCCGAGGCGTCGGCCTGGTCGGTGCAGACCGTGCTGCTGGCCCTCGGCGGCGCCCTGCTGGCCGTCGCCGCGGTCGTGTTCACCGTGGTCGCCTGGGGCGCCTTCGGCATCGGCGGACGGGCCGCCATTCTCGCCGGCATCACCGCGATCACCTTCGCCGTGCCCGCGCTGCTGCACCGCCGCGGCCTGACCTCGACCGCCGAAACCATCGGCCTGCTCGGCCTGGTCCTCCTCGCCCTCGACGGCTACGCACTCCACCACGCCGGACTGGTCCCCTCCGGAGGAGCGAGATACGCGGGAATCGTGCTGGGCACCGTCGCGGCGATCGCCCTGGTCTACCCCGCCCTGGTTCCCCTGCGCACCCTCCGCCCGGCGGGCCTGGTACTCGCGCACCCCGCGGCGCTGCTCCTGTTCAGCCCTTCGCTCGACGTGCTCGCGGCCTACGCGGCACTCGGTCTCGCGCTGGTCGGAGCCGACGTCGCCATCCGCTGGTTCAGCCGGAACCAGGCGCTCCGCACCGTGGCCCTCGTCTGCGGCGCCTTCACCGCCCTCGGCACCGCCCTGAGCGCCTTCGTCGCCGCCGCCGCCCCGACCGGAGCGACAGCAGCCCCGGCCCAGCGCCTGGTCGGCACCCTCGTCCTCATCGGCCTCGCCGCAGCCATCCTCCTGGCCGCCGAAACCGCCACTCCTGCCCGCACCACCTCCACGTCCGCCCGCACCACCTCCACGTCCGTCCGCGCCACCTTCAGTCGCGCCGCTCTCCCCTCACCGCCCGCCAACCCCGCCAACCCCGCCGAGCCCACCAACCCCACCAACCCCACCCAGCCCGCAACCGCGCCCCACGCCTCCGGCGCCGACTCCCACCCGACCGGGCCGGCGCACCCGTCCACCGCGCGTCCGGCGGCACCCACCCCGGCTGACGCACCCTCGGCGGAGCGTGGGGCGGACGGGGCGTCGGCGGTGGCTCGTGGGCTGGCCGCGGGGGTCGCGGTGCCGATGGTCCTGGCCGGCCCGGTGGTCCAGTGGCTGCTCTTCGGTCCCCGCGGCTGGGGCCTGACCGGGGTCGCGGTGGCGATCACCGCCGCCGCGGCGGTCACGCTCGCGCTGCGTACGCCGTGGCGCACCGGCACCGGAATCGCGTCCGCGGTGGTCGCGGCAGTCGCGGGTATCTCACCGGTCACCGCCGTCGGCTTCACGCTCCTGGCTCCTCTGGTGAGCCCCGAACTCGTCTGGCGCGCGACCTCGGTGACCCAGCCCGTCTGGGCCGTCCCCGACGCCCGTCCCAGCCCCGACCTGGTCACCGCACTACTGGCCCTGACCGTCGCCACCGGACTCCTTCTCCTCTCCCTGGACCGCCGCCCCTCCCCGAGCACCGCACCCGACTCCACGACCACCCCCCACGAAAAAATCCAGACCGCGCCGCGCGGCGTTCAGCCCACCTCGCCGCACGGCGAGGGGATCGCCCGGCAGGCGGCGAGCAGCGCGGCGCCGCTGGGCGTCGGTGCGGTCCTCGTGTTGGCCCCGGCGGCGTTCGGTGCTTCGATCTGGGCGACCCTGCTGGTCGTGGGCCTGGCCGCGGTCGCGGCCACGGTGGCGGGGATGGTCCGGCGCGCGCCTGTCCTCTCCTGGCTCGGCGGCGTCCTGGCCGCGCACGCCACCGTGGTGTCGCTGGCCTCCCGCGAGGCCACGCTCGTCACGCTCGGCCTCGTCGCCGCGCTCTACGGGATCGTGGCCGTTCGCTCCACCGGCACGCGTCAGGTGGTCGCCACCGGGCTCGCGCTCGGCACGCTCAGCGGTTGGGCGGCGGCCGTCGCCACCGCGGTCGCGAGGGATGCGTCCGGCTGGGTCGGGGGGCCCGGTCCGGCCGGCGTCGCGGTCGGGCTTTCCGCGCTCGTCGCGCTCACGATCGCCCGGCTGACGCGGGACGCGCGCCCGCACTCGGCCACGCTGGCCGCGATTCTCGCCGGGGTCACCGCCTACACCGGCGCCGCGCTGGCCGCCGCCGTGCCCGGCCCCGGTGGCGATCTCCAGCTCGTCGACCGCTCGGTCCTCGCGATCCTCGCCCTGACCGCCGCCGCCCTGGCCGCCGTCGCCGTCCACGCCGCCCTGCCCCGTCCGGCCGCCGGAATCACGGGGAACTCCCGCCCCACCGGGGAGTTCGCCACCGAGGGCCGGCGCCCGTCGGCCGGGCGGTGGGGCGCGGTGGCTGCGGCGACGCCGGGCATCGTCGTCGCCGCGTCGGCGCTGGTGCCGACGGTGCTCGCCGTGGTGGTCGGACCGCTCAGCTGGGTGACCGCCGTCTGGCGGGGCGCACCGGCCGACGCCGCCGCGCTCGGTCCGGCGCTGACCTACCCGGGCACCGTGCTCGACCCGGTCGTGCTGCTGGCCGCGGCCGTCGTGTTCCTCGGGGTGCGGTGGCGCGCGGACCGCCGAACGGCCCTCTGGTCCGCTGTTCCGGCTCTCGCTCCGGGCCTCGCCACGCTGGCCCCCGCGCTCCACGCCCCCTGGCCGATCGCCGTGACCGTGCTCCTGGCCCTGGCCGCCACCGGCACCGTCACCGCCTGCCTTCCCCTCCGCTCCCCCACCGCCGGAATCCCGGCCACTCCCCTCCGCCGGTCGCCGAACACCACCATCGCCGCGGCACTGGCCGCCACCGCTACCCTCAACGCCCTGGCCTGGGCCCTGGCCGACCGCACCGCCACCCTCGTCGTTCTCACCCTCGTGCTCGCCGCCGCCACCGCCGTCACCGCGCTCACCCGCGACAACACCCCCCGCGGCATCGGCGCCGCCGCCCTTACCGCCAGCGCCATCGCCCTGGCCTTCGCGACCGGCGCCGCCGCCGACCTCCCGGTGGCCTACCTCCTCGTGGCGCTCACCACCGTGCTCGTCCTACCCGGCCTCCTCGCCGCTCCCCACGTCGTCACCGACGTTCTCGACGCGGGCGCCGCCGTGGCCGGCCTCCTCGCCTTCGCACTGAGCGCCTCCGCGGCCGGGCTCCTCGAGCTCGGCACCACCGGCGATCCGACGTTCGCCCTCACGACGACCCTTCTCGGCGTCCCGCTCGGGCTCGTCGGGTTGCGCTCCGACCGGCGCCGGTGCGGATGGCTCGTGCCGGTCGTGGAGCTCGTCGCGCTGTGGGCCTGGCTCGGCCGGGCCGGGGTCACCGTGCCGGAGGCGTACACGCTCCCGGCCGCCGCGCTGACCGCAGCGTTCGGTCTCTTCACGCTGCGACGCCGACCGGCGGTGTCGTCGTGGCCTGCGCTCGGTCCGGCGCTCACGGTCGCGACCGTGCCGACCCTCGTGGTCGCGCTGGCCGCGGGCACGCTCGGGGTCCGCGCGCTGCTGCTGGGGATCGCGGCGCTCGCCGTGACGCTCGCCGGCGCGGCGACCCGGCGGCAGGCTCCGTTCCTGGTCGGGGCCGTCGTGCTGAGCCTGGTCACCGCCCGGGCGCTCGTGCCGGTGCTCCCCGCGCTCGCCGACACGGTCCCGACCTGGGTGCCGCTCTCCCTCGCCGGTGCGCTGCTGCTCGCGGTCGGCGCCACCTACGAGCGACGCCGCCGCGACGCCACCCGCCTGGCCGGCTTCATCCGCGCCATGCACTGA